A stretch of the Sinorhizobium alkalisoli genome encodes the following:
- a CDS encoding cupin domain-containing protein produces MSLLKTIDPNPSFEPKHATPAPDRLIAGAPAFKTWAQDSDKEGKVNTGIWEATPGETHSIKGETFEFCHILQGVVELTEKGKEPVIYRAGDSFVMKPGYVGVWKTIETVRKIYVTVT; encoded by the coding sequence ATGTCACTACTCAAAACCATCGACCCGAATCCTTCGTTCGAGCCGAAGCACGCGACCCCCGCGCCGGATCGCCTTATCGCGGGTGCACCCGCCTTCAAAACCTGGGCGCAGGACAGCGACAAAGAGGGCAAGGTGAATACCGGCATCTGGGAGGCCACTCCCGGCGAGACGCACTCCATCAAGGGCGAAACCTTTGAGTTCTGCCATATCCTGCAGGGCGTGGTCGAGTTGACCGAGAAGGGTAAGGAACCGGTCATTTATCGCGCAGGCGACAGCTTCGTGATGAAACCCGGCTATGTCGGGGTCTGGAAAACGATCGAGACGGTACGGAAGATCTACGTCACGGTCACTTAA
- a CDS encoding threonine dehydratase: MHLFARKDLEEAATLVYRHMSPTPQYAWPQISEKAGSVVWIKHENHTPAGAFKVRGGITFMEWLRRSGRPTRGIVTATRGNHGQSQARAARAAGLAAKIVVPHGNSVEKNAGMRSFGGEVIEYGRDFDEARAEARRLAAETGLFLVPPFHEEIVRGVATYGLELFTAVPDLDAVYVPIGCGSGICGVIAAREALGLKTEVIGVVSAHAPAAKLSFEAGRLIETETALTFADGMAVRIPVEDAFAIYSKGASRIVAVSDEEVAEAMRLIYRATHNVAEGAGAAPLAALLQDGAAMRGKKVGLILSGANVDAEIFQKVLGGETPPVATASK; the protein is encoded by the coding sequence ATGCATCTGTTCGCACGCAAGGACCTCGAGGAAGCCGCCACACTCGTCTATCGACATATGTCACCCACTCCGCAATATGCGTGGCCGCAGATTTCGGAAAAGGCAGGGTCCGTGGTCTGGATCAAGCACGAGAACCATACGCCGGCCGGCGCTTTCAAGGTCCGCGGCGGGATCACCTTCATGGAGTGGCTCCGCCGCAGCGGTCGTCCGACCAGAGGGATCGTCACGGCAACGCGCGGCAATCATGGCCAGAGCCAGGCCCGTGCCGCGCGGGCAGCCGGTCTTGCCGCCAAGATCGTGGTCCCGCACGGCAATTCCGTCGAGAAGAACGCAGGCATGCGGAGCTTCGGCGGCGAGGTTATCGAGTACGGCCGCGACTTTGACGAGGCCCGTGCCGAAGCCCGGCGCCTTGCCGCCGAAACCGGTCTCTTCCTTGTACCGCCCTTTCATGAGGAGATCGTCCGGGGTGTCGCGACCTACGGCTTGGAACTCTTTACCGCGGTGCCCGATCTCGACGCCGTCTATGTGCCGATCGGCTGCGGTTCGGGGATTTGCGGCGTCATCGCCGCGCGCGAGGCCCTGGGCCTGAAGACGGAAGTGATCGGCGTCGTTTCGGCGCACGCGCCTGCGGCGAAGCTCTCCTTCGAGGCCGGACGGCTGATCGAAACCGAAACGGCGCTGACGTTCGCCGACGGCATGGCCGTGCGCATTCCCGTCGAAGACGCTTTCGCAATCTACTCGAAGGGCGCCTCGCGGATCGTCGCCGTCAGCGACGAGGAGGTCGCCGAAGCGATGCGCCTCATCTACCGCGCCACCCACAACGTCGCCGAGGGTGCCGGCGCCGCGCCGCTCGCTGCGCTCCTCCAGGACGGCGCTGCCATGCGCGGCAAAAAGGTCGGACTAATCCTCAGCGGCGCAAATGTGGACGCCGAGATCTTCCAGAAAGTACTGGGTGGGGAGACACCACCGGTGGCGACGGCAAGCAAGTGA
- a CDS encoding GNAT family N-acetyltransferase translates to MQTETVTLAPFEAHHLDGALALSRAAGWAHRREDWEMIWSISEGRVALADDRVVGTALMTPFGNTCSAINMIIVDENQRGRGLGRKLTSAVIELAGDRECRLTATSDGLPLYEKLGFVATHQIFRHQGVVGQVDTPENVGWIRPGDAMPAIKALDHAAFGADRGALYDTLAKEGPFAVIRNGDNIAAFAATRSFGVGEVVGPVAAENADQARDLIAFILSGKEGRFVRIDIPEQSGLSSLLEGWGLPHEGGVVAMTRGAISESQSPEVQTFVLASQALG, encoded by the coding sequence ATGCAAACGGAAACGGTTACTCTCGCGCCTTTCGAGGCTCACCATCTGGATGGTGCTCTGGCGCTGTCGCGTGCAGCGGGCTGGGCGCACAGGAGAGAAGACTGGGAAATGATATGGTCGATAAGCGAGGGACGCGTTGCCCTCGCGGATGACCGTGTGGTGGGCACGGCTCTCATGACTCCCTTCGGCAACACCTGTTCAGCGATCAACATGATTATTGTCGACGAAAACCAGCGCGGCCGGGGACTTGGAAGAAAATTGACCAGCGCCGTGATCGAACTCGCCGGGGATCGGGAATGCCGTTTGACGGCAACGAGCGACGGCTTACCACTTTATGAAAAGCTGGGCTTCGTTGCGACTCACCAAATCTTCCGCCACCAGGGTGTTGTTGGTCAGGTCGATACACCGGAAAATGTCGGGTGGATAAGGCCCGGCGACGCCATGCCGGCAATCAAAGCGCTCGACCATGCGGCTTTCGGCGCCGACCGCGGCGCCCTCTACGATACGCTGGCGAAGGAGGGTCCGTTTGCCGTTATCCGGAACGGTGACAACATCGCCGCCTTCGCGGCCACGCGATCTTTCGGGGTAGGCGAAGTCGTCGGGCCGGTCGCGGCAGAAAACGCCGACCAGGCGAGGGATTTGATTGCCTTTATCCTCTCCGGGAAGGAAGGTCGTTTCGTGCGCATCGACATCCCTGAACAGAGCGGCCTTTCGTCGTTGCTCGAAGGCTGGGGGCTGCCTCACGAGGGCGGAGTTGTTGCGATGACTCGGGGTGCTATAAGCGAGTCGCAATCGCCGGAGGTTCAAACTTTCGTCCTGGCCAGCCAGGCTCTCGGCTGA
- a CDS encoding cupin domain-containing protein, with protein sequence MSLLKTIDPNPSFEPKHRTAEPDRLIAGSPAFKTWLQDTAKEGRVNTGVYEATPGETHSIKGETFEFCHLVHGVIELTEKGKEPVIYRAGDSFVMKPGYVGVWKTIETARKIFVTVT encoded by the coding sequence ATGTCACTACTGAAAACCATCGACCCGAACCCATCGTTTGAACCGAAGCATAGGACTGCCGAGCCGGATCGCCTGATCGCCGGCAGCCCCGCGTTCAAGACCTGGTTGCAGGACACCGCCAAGGAGGGCAGAGTCAATACCGGCGTTTACGAGGCGACGCCCGGTGAGACGCACTCCATCAAGGGCGAAACGTTTGAATTTTGCCACCTCGTCCATGGTGTGATCGAGTTGACCGAGAAGGGTAAGGAGCCGGTCATCTATCGCGCGGGCGACAGCTTCGTGATGAAGCCCGGCTATGTCGGGGTTTGGAAGACAATTGAGACGGCGCGGAAAATCTTCGTCACGGTCACCTGA
- a CDS encoding NAD(P)/FAD-dependent oxidoreductase produces MSPIVKRIQNDQELPAQADVVVIGGGIVGATAAFFLAERGLSVALVEKGHVGCEQSSRNFGWCRRQMRDARELPLSGIALQAWDEFAAKIGDDVGFRRCGLLYATDNPKQLAEWEAWRETARPFNVNTKMLSAREAAAAIPAKGRQWLGGVHSINDGKAEPAIAAPTIANGARKFGATIHQECAARGLDMVNGAVAGVITEKGTIRTQAVLCAGGAWTSMFCHQYGVLFPQASVRQTALRTRPTTDLGEAIYTPECALTRRLDGSYTLAISGRATLDITPQGLRYARSFMPMFMKRLKAVQIGINGSFFRGPEAFASWNSDTTSPFERMRVLDPAPSRRTIAAILKGVTKQFPALTGIEVADSWGGYVDCTPDAVPVISPADGVKGLYLAAGGSGHGFGLGPGIGRLAADLVANDAPCVDPTPFRLSRFFDGSRIKVGGI; encoded by the coding sequence ATGTCTCCAATCGTCAAACGCATACAGAACGATCAAGAGCTTCCCGCCCAGGCGGATGTCGTCGTCATCGGCGGCGGCATCGTCGGTGCAACGGCAGCTTTCTTTCTCGCAGAGCGGGGACTGTCCGTCGCTCTGGTCGAAAAAGGCCATGTCGGCTGCGAGCAGTCGAGCCGCAACTTTGGTTGGTGCCGGCGGCAGATGCGGGATGCGCGCGAGTTGCCGCTCTCAGGCATCGCGTTGCAAGCTTGGGATGAGTTCGCGGCGAAGATCGGTGACGACGTCGGCTTCCGCCGATGCGGTCTGCTTTACGCCACGGACAATCCGAAGCAGCTGGCGGAATGGGAAGCATGGCGTGAGACGGCCCGCCCGTTCAACGTCAATACGAAGATGCTGAGCGCCAGGGAAGCGGCTGCCGCAATTCCCGCGAAAGGCCGCCAATGGCTTGGGGGGGTCCATTCGATCAATGACGGCAAGGCCGAGCCCGCCATCGCCGCGCCGACGATCGCGAACGGCGCTCGCAAATTTGGGGCGACGATCCACCAGGAATGCGCGGCGCGAGGCCTCGATATGGTCAATGGAGCGGTGGCGGGGGTTATCACGGAAAAGGGGACCATCCGGACGCAAGCCGTTCTTTGCGCCGGCGGTGCCTGGACGTCGATGTTTTGTCACCAGTACGGAGTCCTGTTCCCGCAGGCGAGCGTGCGCCAGACGGCGCTGCGTACCCGACCCACAACGGACCTGGGTGAGGCGATCTATACGCCGGAGTGCGCGTTGACCCGCCGGTTGGATGGCAGCTACACGCTTGCGATCAGCGGCAGGGCTACATTGGATATCACCCCACAAGGCCTTCGCTACGCCCGCTCGTTCATGCCGATGTTCATGAAGCGTCTGAAGGCGGTGCAAATAGGCATCAACGGGTCCTTCTTTCGTGGTCCGGAGGCATTCGCTAGCTGGAATAGCGACACGACCTCGCCGTTCGAGCGGATGCGCGTTCTTGACCCGGCGCCGAGCCGCCGCACGATCGCGGCTATTCTGAAAGGTGTCACAAAGCAGTTCCCTGCACTGACGGGCATCGAAGTCGCCGACAGTTGGGGAGGCTATGTGGATTGTACGCCGGACGCGGTACCGGTCATCTCGCCGGCCGATGGTGTGAAAGGCCTTTACCTTGCCGCGGGCGGTTCCGGCCACGGCTTCGGGCTCGGGCCGGGCATCGGCCGCCTGGCAGCCGACCTGGTTGCCAATGATGCACCCTGTGTCGACCCCACGCCCTTCCGGCTGTCGCGCTTCTTTGACGGCTCCAGAATAAAGGTGGGCGGAATTTGA
- a CDS encoding RidA family protein — MSKSMTVNTGRVPSPAGHYSQAKLVGQHLYISGQLPIRPGGEALPDDSFETQAVQALDNLLAILEAAGGTSADLVRVTAYIVGVANWPRFNQVYGARLGDSRPARTVVPVPELHYGYLVEVDAIAVIASDAPAGGAGNSAV; from the coding sequence ATGTCCAAGTCCATGACTGTGAATACCGGTCGAGTACCAAGCCCGGCGGGCCACTACTCACAAGCGAAGCTCGTCGGTCAGCACCTCTACATTTCGGGCCAGCTGCCGATCCGACCCGGTGGAGAAGCCCTGCCGGATGACAGCTTCGAGACCCAGGCGGTGCAGGCCCTCGACAACCTGCTGGCGATCCTGGAAGCCGCAGGCGGAACCTCGGCCGATCTCGTCAGGGTGACCGCCTACATCGTCGGCGTGGCCAATTGGCCCCGCTTCAACCAGGTTTATGGGGCGCGACTAGGGGATTCCCGCCCGGCTCGCACCGTCGTTCCGGTGCCGGAACTTCACTATGGCTATCTCGTCGAAGTCGATGCGATAGCCGTCATTGCCTCGGATGCTCCTGCCGGAGGGGCAGGAAACAGTGCCGTATAG
- a CDS encoding DSD1 family PLP-dependent enzyme, translating into MALATTDPTSRLAASTRLEDLETPCLILDADRMDRNVQRLRSRLDALGVSLRPHLKTAKSIEVARRVMNSPAGPATVSTLKEAEQFAAAGVRDMIYAVGITPAKLERVAELRANGVDLVVTLDAVQQAQAVAEASRRTGTRIPAMIEIDCDGHRSGVRPTDHAQLVEIGQALTAGAELRGVLTHAGDSYKGGGVEALRLYAETERLAVVEAARILRNAGLPCPVVSVGSTPTAHHATDLAGVTEVRAGVFVFFDLVMAGLGVCQIDDIALSVLATVIGHQREKGWIITDGGWMSLSRDRGTGKQAVDQGYGLVCDVDGTPYHDIIVADANQEHGIIAVRPGSNARLPDLAVGDRVRILPNHACATAAQHETYHVVRGRSHAVEARWTRFGGW; encoded by the coding sequence ATGGCTCTAGCCACGACCGACCCCACCTCCCGGCTGGCCGCCTCGACCCGCCTTGAGGACTTGGAAACACCCTGTTTGATCCTGGACGCCGACCGAATGGACCGGAATGTTCAGCGGCTCAGGAGCCGCCTTGACGCCCTGGGCGTGTCACTCCGGCCGCATCTGAAGACCGCCAAGTCGATCGAAGTGGCGCGGCGGGTAATGAACTCGCCGGCGGGCCCGGCGACCGTCTCTACCCTGAAGGAAGCTGAACAGTTCGCGGCGGCAGGCGTCCGGGACATGATCTATGCGGTCGGCATCACCCCAGCGAAGCTCGAGCGTGTCGCGGAGCTGCGGGCGAACGGCGTCGATCTCGTAGTCACTCTGGATGCTGTTCAGCAGGCACAAGCGGTGGCCGAGGCGTCTCGGCGGACCGGGACGCGCATCCCGGCCATGATCGAGATCGATTGCGACGGCCACCGCTCCGGTGTGCGACCCACTGATCACGCGCAGCTGGTGGAAATCGGGCAGGCGTTGACGGCAGGTGCCGAGCTGCGTGGCGTGCTCACCCATGCCGGCGACAGCTATAAGGGCGGAGGCGTCGAGGCGCTGCGGCTCTACGCGGAAACCGAACGATTGGCCGTCGTGGAGGCCGCGCGCATTTTGCGGAACGCGGGGCTGCCGTGCCCGGTCGTCAGCGTCGGCTCGACACCGACGGCCCATCACGCGACGGATCTCGCGGGAGTGACGGAAGTCCGCGCGGGCGTGTTCGTCTTCTTCGACCTGGTGATGGCTGGGCTTGGTGTTTGCCAAATCGACGATATCGCGCTCAGCGTGCTCGCAACCGTCATCGGACACCAGCGCGAGAAAGGCTGGATCATAACCGATGGCGGATGGATGTCGCTGTCGCGGGACCGCGGCACTGGCAAGCAGGCCGTCGACCAGGGCTATGGTCTGGTCTGTGACGTGGATGGCACGCCTTATCATGACATCATCGTTGCCGACGCGAACCAGGAACATGGAATCATAGCGGTGCGCCCCGGATCGAATGCACGGCTCCCGGATCTTGCGGTCGGAGACCGGGTGCGGATCCTGCCGAATCACGCCTGTGCGACCGCCGCGCAGCACGAAACCTATCACGTGGTCCGCGGCCGCTCGCATGCTGTCGAGGCCCGTTGGACCCGCTTTGGAGGCTGGTGA
- a CDS encoding LysR family transcriptional regulator has product MLTSDDLAFFSVLTGSKSLAESARKLNVTPPAVTQRLRALEEKVGVRLIDRSGRRLRLTEEGSLVASHSVIVSEAIDSLAEALADRRGAVRGHLRVAAPHGFGRLHVAPVVEAFAREHGGATATLQLSDHPAALLVESYDVVVHIGAPGHLDQVVTTLAPNPRILCASPRYLDSAPPISAPADLAQHRCLAVRENEEDVTLWRFKGPRQEIATVRVNPVMSSNDGAVIREWALAGQGIMIRSEWNVAEDLAEGRLRQVLPNWKLPPADIVAMLGSRHGRSARTAAFLTMLRQALKPPPWQAGRPEPGLVNSPG; this is encoded by the coding sequence ATGTTGACGTCCGACGATCTTGCCTTCTTTTCAGTGCTGACAGGCTCGAAATCTCTGGCCGAGAGCGCGAGAAAGCTGAACGTTACGCCACCGGCGGTGACACAGCGCCTGCGCGCCCTGGAGGAGAAAGTCGGGGTGCGGCTGATTGACCGCTCCGGACGGCGGCTGCGGCTTACGGAAGAGGGCTCGTTGGTCGCTTCGCACAGCGTTATCGTCAGCGAGGCCATCGATTCGCTTGCCGAAGCCCTGGCTGATCGCAGGGGTGCGGTTCGCGGACATCTCAGGGTCGCCGCACCACACGGATTTGGACGGCTTCATGTGGCGCCGGTCGTGGAAGCGTTCGCACGAGAGCACGGCGGCGCGACCGCTACCCTGCAGCTGTCCGACCATCCGGCGGCGCTGCTCGTCGAAAGCTATGATGTCGTTGTTCACATTGGGGCGCCGGGGCATCTGGACCAGGTCGTTACGACATTGGCCCCCAACCCTCGAATACTCTGCGCAAGTCCGAGGTATCTCGACTCGGCACCGCCCATTTCAGCGCCTGCCGATCTTGCTCAACATCGTTGCCTAGCCGTTCGCGAGAACGAAGAGGACGTGACGCTGTGGCGGTTCAAGGGGCCGCGGCAGGAGATTGCGACGGTGCGCGTCAATCCAGTCATGTCGAGCAATGATGGTGCCGTCATCCGGGAGTGGGCGCTTGCCGGTCAGGGCATCATGATCCGTTCCGAGTGGAACGTGGCAGAAGATCTCGCTGAAGGACGGCTGCGGCAGGTGCTGCCCAACTGGAAACTCCCACCGGCCGACATTGTCGCGATGCTCGGCTCGCGCCACGGGCGAAGCGCCCGGACTGCCGCCTTCCTGACGATGCTTCGACAGGCGCTGAAGCCGCCGCCCTGGCAAGCCGGGCGCCCGGAACCGGGTCTCGTCAATAGCCCAGGATAG
- a CDS encoding aldehyde dehydrogenase family protein, with protein sequence MITERGTQFYIGGEWQEHADATSLPVVDPASERVIGHIAAGDANHVDRAVAAARKAFPAFSQSSVSERLELLGRVHALLNERAELFAETLVMEMGAAISFARASQVFFAAEHVRVQMEVLQNYPFLAINGHTATAKEPIGVCALITPWNWPLYQITAKLAPAIAAGCTVVLKPSELSPYSALLFAELMHDAGTPPGVFNLVNGTGDSVGAALSSHPDVDMISITGSTRAGVLVAQAAAPTVKRVVQELGGKSPNILLDDADFTEAVPKGVLAGMRNVGQSCSAPTRMIVPAHRLAEVEDLASKTAHAIHVGDPRDSETAMGPIANRAQYERVQAMIRAGIDEGAKLLCGGLGRPPGLDRGFFTQPTIFSEVQPDMRIAREEIFGPVLAIMPYRDEEEAIAIANDTDYGLGAHVQSSDRERARRVASRIRAGQVHINYPAWDGAAAFGGYKRSGNGREYGVHGLEEYLETKAILGY encoded by the coding sequence ATGATAACCGAACGAGGAACCCAGTTCTATATTGGCGGGGAGTGGCAAGAACACGCGGACGCAACGAGTCTGCCCGTCGTTGATCCCGCCTCGGAACGGGTTATCGGGCATATTGCCGCCGGAGACGCAAACCACGTCGATCGCGCGGTTGCGGCAGCGCGCAAGGCCTTCCCCGCCTTCTCTCAATCATCTGTGTCCGAGAGGCTCGAGCTGCTCGGCAGGGTGCATGCGCTGCTGAACGAGAGAGCGGAACTCTTCGCCGAGACCCTCGTCATGGAGATGGGCGCGGCGATCAGCTTCGCGCGCGCCTCGCAGGTTTTTTTCGCTGCCGAGCACGTTCGCGTCCAGATGGAGGTCCTTCAGAACTATCCATTCCTGGCGATTAATGGGCACACCGCAACGGCCAAGGAGCCGATTGGCGTTTGTGCTTTGATCACGCCGTGGAACTGGCCGCTCTACCAGATCACCGCCAAGCTTGCCCCAGCGATCGCGGCGGGCTGCACCGTCGTCCTCAAACCCAGTGAGCTGTCACCCTACAGTGCCTTGCTTTTTGCCGAACTGATGCACGACGCGGGTACTCCGCCAGGCGTGTTCAACCTGGTCAACGGCACTGGAGATAGTGTCGGTGCAGCCCTCTCCAGCCATCCAGATGTCGACATGATCTCGATCACCGGCTCGACGCGGGCGGGGGTGCTCGTCGCGCAGGCGGCTGCCCCGACGGTCAAGCGGGTGGTCCAGGAACTTGGCGGCAAGTCACCCAACATACTGCTCGATGACGCCGATTTTACCGAGGCGGTGCCCAAGGGCGTGCTTGCCGGAATGCGCAATGTCGGCCAGTCATGCAGCGCCCCGACACGCATGATCGTACCCGCCCATCGGCTCGCCGAAGTCGAGGATCTGGCCAGCAAAACCGCGCACGCCATCCACGTCGGCGATCCACGCGATTCCGAGACCGCCATGGGTCCGATTGCCAATCGCGCCCAGTATGAGCGGGTGCAGGCCATGATCCGGGCCGGAATCGACGAAGGCGCGAAGCTCCTGTGCGGCGGACTGGGTCGCCCACCAGGCCTCGATCGAGGCTTCTTCACGCAGCCGACGATTTTTTCCGAGGTTCAGCCGGACATGCGCATCGCTCGCGAGGAGATTTTCGGGCCCGTGCTGGCGATCATGCCGTACCGGGACGAAGAAGAGGCAATCGCGATCGCAAACGACACCGATTATGGACTGGGAGCCCATGTCCAGTCCTCGGATCGGGAGCGGGCACGGAGGGTTGCCTCCCGGATCCGCGCCGGGCAGGTTCATATCAACTATCCGGCGTGGGACGGGGCGGCCGCATTCGGTGGCTATAAGCGCTCAGGCAACGGACGCGAATATGGCGTGCACGGGCTCGAAGAGTATCTCGAGACGAAGGCTATCCTGGGCTATTGA
- a CDS encoding Lrp/AsnC family transcriptional regulator, whose translation MKYLLDRTDEQIIVELKANARISHAELSAKVNLSRNAVRVRIERLEREGFIKGYTIVTGDGGSNQHVTTALIFVYRNDRMRGGDVIQALRRIPEVVACDVMTGDFDLLVRVESPEADRIRQIWQLIAEMPGVRDTLTAFALSSVIRK comes from the coding sequence ATGAAATATCTTCTCGATCGAACTGACGAACAGATCATCGTCGAATTGAAGGCAAACGCCCGCATCTCGCATGCGGAGTTGTCGGCGAAAGTGAATCTCTCGCGTAACGCCGTGCGAGTACGGATCGAACGACTGGAGCGAGAAGGCTTCATCAAAGGATATACGATCGTCACCGGCGATGGAGGGAGTAACCAACACGTGACGACCGCGCTGATCTTCGTCTATCGGAACGATCGCATGAGGGGTGGCGACGTTATTCAGGCGTTGCGGAGGATCCCGGAAGTCGTGGCTTGCGACGTCATGACTGGTGACTTCGATCTCCTCGTCAGGGTTGAGTCTCCCGAGGCTGACCGCATCCGGCAGATTTGGCAGCTGATAGCCGAGATGCCCGGGGTACGCGATACGCTGACCGCCTTTGCGCTCTCCTCTGTGATCCGAAAATAG
- a CDS encoding phosphotransferase produces the protein MAVFTELSDEDRQSITAVYGFTSLSSVIGIADGDSETTYLFRAKEGEFIVTLFESGAQPLDLERAFETMEELYRKGVPCPKPLRTVEGHATCRAAGRLVAVVSFVPGSSSTIAGAAKCRSLGRVMAQIHAVLERKVRRTASDLPTGAVHGALAQENVFFLGEEVSGVINFRLRHDDVLVSEVADVLVGWAGETNGELNEERARALLQGYEEIRSLSGAEKEALPGLIMASTSRRFASQKERTFLPEVAVVAYRSVTPDILG, from the coding sequence ATGGCTGTTTTTACCGAGCTTTCTGACGAAGATCGCCAATCGATCACTGCAGTTTATGGTTTTACGTCGCTTTCGTCAGTGATTGGGATCGCTGACGGCGACAGCGAGACGACCTACCTGTTTCGCGCCAAGGAAGGGGAATTCATCGTTACGCTTTTCGAGAGCGGAGCCCAGCCATTAGATCTGGAAAGAGCCTTCGAAACCATGGAGGAGCTCTATCGAAAGGGCGTACCCTGCCCCAAGCCGCTGCGCACCGTCGAGGGCCACGCCACGTGCCGGGCCGCGGGTCGATTGGTTGCCGTCGTCAGCTTCGTACCGGGCTCCTCATCCACCATTGCAGGCGCGGCAAAATGCCGAAGCCTGGGCCGTGTGATGGCTCAAATCCATGCGGTCTTGGAACGAAAGGTAAGACGCACAGCATCGGATCTTCCAACCGGGGCAGTTCATGGCGCGCTGGCCCAAGAGAATGTCTTTTTTCTTGGAGAGGAAGTAAGCGGCGTCATCAACTTCAGGCTTCGGCACGATGATGTGCTGGTCTCGGAGGTTGCCGATGTGCTTGTCGGTTGGGCGGGGGAAACCAACGGAGAACTGAACGAGGAGCGGGCACGCGCGCTACTGCAGGGTTATGAAGAGATTCGAAGCCTGAGCGGCGCGGAAAAGGAAGCTTTGCCGGGCCTCATAATGGCTTCGACATCGAGGCGATTTGCCAGTCAGAAGGAAAGAACCTTCCTACCGGAAGTCGCCGTGGTAGCTTATCGGTCGGTAACGCCCGACATTCTAGGCTAA
- a CDS encoding aldehyde dehydrogenase family protein — MQSLAISKKTSVDEIIISNPFDGSFVGTVAVTSADSVNLLLQRANRGAQIARSLPRHRRSAILEKAAAIVEAHKEDFALLVVGEAGKTITQARKEATRCVNTLKLSADEAKRNAGEVIPFDSYAGSESRQGWYTREPLGIITAITPYNDPLNLVAHKLGPAIAGGNAILLKPSELTPLSAIKLVEALIESGLPEEVITVAIGGADLGKALVSAKDVRMISFTGGFTTGEAIAKSAGIKKLAMDLGGNAPVIVMENSDLDAAVEGCVSGAYWAAGQNCIGTQRILLQRPIYERFKAEFVAQTAKLKTGNPLEADTDVGPMISEKAVGRAAAMVERAIAAGATLLCGHRPSGTLYPPTVLENVPATCDLWNEEVFAPIVILQPFDGLDEAIQLANSPEYSLHAGIFTNDLEEALDAANQIDAGGIMINDSSDYRFDAMPFGGFKFGSMGREGVRFAYEDMTQPKVVCINRLKR, encoded by the coding sequence ATGCAGAGCCTCGCCATCAGCAAGAAGACATCCGTGGACGAGATCATTATCAGCAATCCCTTCGACGGCAGCTTTGTCGGGACAGTCGCTGTGACCAGTGCCGACAGTGTGAACCTGCTGCTTCAGCGCGCCAATCGTGGTGCGCAGATCGCACGTTCCCTACCCCGTCATAGACGCTCCGCAATTCTCGAAAAGGCGGCAGCGATTGTTGAAGCCCACAAAGAGGATTTTGCACTCCTTGTCGTAGGGGAAGCGGGGAAAACAATCACGCAAGCCCGCAAGGAAGCTACAAGATGTGTCAATACTTTGAAGCTCTCGGCGGACGAAGCCAAGCGGAATGCTGGCGAGGTGATCCCCTTCGATTCCTATGCGGGCTCAGAATCCCGTCAAGGCTGGTACACACGGGAGCCGCTCGGCATCATCACTGCGATCACGCCTTACAATGACCCGCTCAATCTCGTGGCCCACAAGCTCGGCCCCGCGATCGCCGGCGGCAATGCGATACTCCTGAAGCCCTCGGAGCTTACGCCTCTTTCGGCCATCAAGCTGGTTGAAGCGTTGATCGAAAGCGGCTTGCCCGAGGAAGTCATCACCGTAGCTATCGGCGGGGCGGACCTGGGCAAGGCGCTCGTTTCGGCCAAGGACGTTCGGATGATCTCCTTCACAGGGGGTTTTACGACCGGCGAGGCCATCGCGAAGAGTGCCGGCATCAAGAAGCTCGCGATGGACCTCGGCGGAAATGCACCGGTTATCGTCATGGAAAACAGCGATCTTGACGCCGCGGTCGAAGGGTGCGTGTCGGGTGCATACTGGGCGGCGGGCCAAAACTGCATCGGCACGCAGCGGATTCTGCTCCAACGACCGATCTATGAACGGTTCAAGGCCGAGTTCGTGGCTCAGACCGCCAAGCTCAAGACCGGCAACCCGTTGGAAGCAGATACTGACGTGGGGCCGATGATTTCCGAAAAGGCGGTCGGTCGAGCTGCTGCCATGGTCGAGCGCGCAATCGCCGCTGGCGCCACTCTCCTTTGCGGGCATAGGCCATCCGGCACTCTCTACCCCCCAACAGTGCTGGAGAACGTGCCAGCAACGTGCGACCTGTGGAATGAGGAGGTCTTTGCGCCGATTGTCATCCTGCAGCCGTTCGATGGACTGGATGAGGCAATCCAGCTGGCGAACAGCCCGGAATACAGCCTCCACGCTGGTATTTTCACCAACGATCTGGAGGAGGCCCTTGATGCCGCCAATCAAATCGACGCCGGCGGTATCATGATCAATGACTCGTCCGACTATCGGTTCGACGCAATGCCCTTTGGCGGATTCAAATTCGGCAGCATGGGACGTGAAGGCGTTCGGTTTGCCTACGAAGACATGACACAGCCGAAGGTCGTCTGCATCAATCGGCTGAAGCGGTGA